The following is a genomic window from Thermostichus vulcanus str. 'Rupite'.
GGCTGTTGAAGCCCTGTTCCCGCAGTTCCGCAGCAGTGAGCAACCGGGCCGGATACCCTGCTACCTGAGTGTAAATGAGGTGATCCGCTTCCAGTTCCCGCCAGGATTGCGGACGATGGGCCACCACGTAGCAGCCCTGCCCCTGGGGATCCACCGAGAAGCCCTCCGCCTCTGCCAGAGCCAACACCCCTTCTACTGCTTGCCGTTGATCCTGGTAGTAGCGCTCTGTCTCCGCTTGGCCCACCCGTTTCACCATCCCAGCATGAGATAAATTGCTGGCCCCAACCCCACAAAAACCACCGTTGCGTCCAGAAGCTCCCCAACCCAGGGATCCCGCCTCTAGAAGATGGGCCTGAATGTGGTGATCACGGGCCAGATGCAAGGCCGCCGATAACCCGGTTAACCCACCCCCCAAAATGGCGACATCACAGCTCACGTCCTGTTGTAAAGGAGCGGGATCCCGCCAACTGAGATCCGCAAGGGTGGTGTCCCAGTAGCTGCCCACCGGCAGGGCTGGATCATAGGTGCTGGGAGGGTAGAGCGCCTTCTCAAGAAAAGTATTTAGCCGTGTGACAACCCTTTCTTTAATTCCTTCTTGAATCATCTCACCCAGGAATTTTGCACCTTTGGAAGCCTGAAGATCATTGCTTGGTCCGGTGAACCGTCCAGGAAGGCCCTGATATGGATTCAGTCAATAGGCGGGTCCTCTGCGGTAGCCCCGGCCTCCCAATCATCAGGAGTGTTGTAGTCCAGAAAGATATCCGCCGTGTATAGCTCCACCTCTTGTACCCGCTTGCCCAGGTCATGCAACAACTGCCGCAAGCCCAAGGTTTCTTCTTTGAGGTGTAACAGTTCCTCCCGCAGGCGTCCATCGATCAGAGTGGGATGGCCACGGCGGCCCCGATGCACCGGTACAGTGGCCAGGGAACGATGGCGCAGATGGTACTCCAGCAGACTGTGGTAGATCCAAGCAGGACGGGGTTGATCCACCGCTGAAATGCCCAACAAGCGAAAATCCGCTGGGATCCCTTCCACGCCAACACGAATGGAATGGGTCTTGCCTGCTTCGGGATCCGGGTTGATCAGCACCTCCGCCCCCTGCAAATGGGGTTCGGCAGCCGCCAAGTTATGGGATCCCAGCACAACCCAGGGCTGAAACCCCGCCTGTCGCCACTGAGAAATCTGATAAGACAGCAAGCTTTGTCCCTCTTTCCACGGCAAGAAGGCTTTAGGCTCCCCCATGCGGGTGGAAAACCCGGCGGATAGAATCAAGGCATGTACGTTGAGATCACTTGCCAAGTAGCTTCACCAAGACGATGCCGAACAAATAGAGAAACGTCACCGCTCCCGCCAAAAGACTTTGGGTCAGAGGATCCGTAGAAGGGGTTAAAACCGCCCCCGCCACCACCGAGCCAAGAACCACATAGCGCCAGCCCTTAAACATTTGCTCCGCCGTAACCAGACCCAATCCCCCTAGCAGGGCCTGCAAAATCGGCACTTGGAACGCCAGCCCTGTGCTAAACAGCAGCAGCAACACAAACTCAAAATATCGGTCGATCGACCAAGCCTGATCCACCACCCCTTCACCGTAACGAATGAAAAAGTTCAGCGCCGCCGGAATCAGCAAATAGTAGGCAAAAACCAGACCCGCCACAAACAGGATACTTGAGCCAAACACCACCGGCCCCAGCAACCGCCGCTCCTTGACGCTCAGCCCCGGCAAGACAAAACGGGCAATTTGATACAGCAAAAACGGGGTGGCCAGCAGCAGTCCAGAATAGGCTGCCACCTTCACGGATACGAAGAAATACTCTCCGGGGGCCAGTTGCAAAAAGGTTACCCCTTGGGCGGGCACCTCCAGAAGGGCGACAATGCGGTTCACCACCACAAAGCAGGCGATGATGCACACCACCACCGCGATCACACTGGCAAACAGGCGGCTACGCAGCTCCTCCAAATGTTCCATCAAGGTCATCTCGACCTCATAGGGAAATTCGGGATCCACCGCTGGCTTGGAGTCGGAGGCAACTGGTTTGGAGGCTTGCTCCGGGGACTTCGTCTCAGAGGCAAGGGTCATGGGCCGAGGGGTAACGAAATGTTCTCCGATATCTTAGCGCTGCCGCGCCGCTAGAGCGAGAGCGCTGCCGCGCCGCTAGAGCGTTGACTCTTCAAGCCGCCCCTAGGGCAAAAGCGCTGCCAGATCAGGCCAGGGATTCGATTCCTTCATAGTGCCAACAGGGATCCAACCCCCAAAAGACCAACCTAACAGACTCCCAAGCTGGAATCTGGAATAAGGCTGCCTAAGAGACAAGAAAATATAGTAACTAGTACAATTTTGATCCAAACTGTAAGAGGCTAGCCGAGGTGTTGCCCTTAAGAATCAAGGATCCCGTCCGAGCCGCTTTTTTTGTGTTTCCTGACACTAGATTTTGAGGACATGACCATGAGTGCGGATCTGAAAACTGTCTTCCAGGACATTCACGAGAAGGTCTTGCAGGGCAAAGCAATGGAAACGGATGTGTATTGCCACAAGTGTTGCACGATAGCTTAAAAGACAAGAAAAAGGGCCAGATATGATAATCTAGGCCCTACAAACAAAATATTTAGCAATGACTAGCTTAAGCTATTTTCCGAGGATTGTCAA
Proteins encoded in this region:
- the tatC gene encoding twin-arginine translocase subunit TatC, translating into MTLASETKSPEQASKPVASDSKPAVDPEFPYEVEMTLMEHLEELRSRLFASVIAVVVCIIACFVVVNRIVALLEVPAQGVTFLQLAPGEYFFVSVKVAAYSGLLLATPFLLYQIARFVLPGLSVKERRLLGPVVFGSSILFVAGLVFAYYLLIPAALNFFIRYGEGVVDQAWSIDRYFEFVLLLLFSTGLAFQVPILQALLGGLGLVTAEQMFKGWRYVVLGSVVAGAVLTPSTDPLTQSLLAGAVTFLYLFGIVLVKLLGK
- a CDS encoding nucleotidyltransferase family protein, which encodes MASDLNVHALILSAGFSTRMGEPKAFLPWKEGQSLLSYQISQWRQAGFQPWVVLGSHNLAAAEPHLQGAEVLINPDPEAGKTHSIRVGVEGIPADFRLLGISAVDQPRPAWIYHSLLEYHLRHRSLATVPVHRGRRGHPTLIDGRLREELLHLKEETLGLRQLLHDLGKRVQEVELYTADIFLDYNTPDDWEAGATAEDPPID